cacattcgcatcgtcccatcctttttcttcacaaatagcaccggagctccccatggtgaaaaactaggcctgataaactttttatccaggagttcttgcaactgtatctttaattcctttagttctgctggtgccattctataaggtgccttgGACACAGGGGCTGTACCAGGAAGTagctcaatcacaaattcaatttctctgtctggaggcaatcccggtaaatcttctggaaatacttctAAGAAATCTCTAACTACCGGTACATCTTCCGGTTTTAACTTTTGCTCCTTAtacgtgtcaaccacactggcgagATAACCCACACATCCACTTTCCAACAGTCGCTTGGCCTTCATAGCAGAAATTAATGGAATGCAACTTTTTGATGTCGCTCCAGTAAACATAAACTCATCTTCCTCTGAAGGCTTAAATATCACTgttttccttctacaatcaatagtggcattatactttgaaagccaatccatacccaaaatcacctCATAATCGGCCATCTCTAACATTATTAGATCAGcatataattccctaccatcaatgcAAATAGGAACCCCCCTCAACCAATGAGTAGAATACAGAATCTCTCCAgatggtaacattgtactaaaaactTCTGACAATTTTTCACACGATCTACCCAACCTTTTTACATATGTCAATGATGCAAATGAATGCGTGGCACCTGAATCTATTAATGCATGAGTGAGAATACCAGATGCAAAAATATCACCTGACACAACAGAGTTGTTGGTATCAGCATCAGCCTGAGTAATCGTGAACACCCTAGCATTTGTCCTCTGAGGTTCATCCTTCATTTGTTGGTTCTTCATCAATGGACAATCTTTGATAAAATGATCCCCCTTGCCACATTTGAAGCAGCTCTTAGTTAGAAGCCTGCACTCCCCGAAATGATTCTTTCCACAAGTTTGACATCGTGGCATTTGTTGGAATCCAGGTTGCCTGTTTTGCTGACCTCCTTTAAATTTCTTATTCTGTCCTTGTCTAAATTGGAAATTCTGGGCCCCTCTTTTGTTGTCATTGTGAAAGCGGCTTTGTTCTTTGTTGAATGGAGTGTCTCTACGAGGCATGCTAGTAGCAGCTTTagcttttgttattttttcttctctgtgttcagctctcaaagctttctccacAGCCTGAGCATAAGAAAGAGGCCCTGTACGTCCCATATCTACATCTCTAGCCAATTCTGGTTGTAGACCCTCCAGGAAGCGATTCACTCTACTAGTTTCAGTGTTAACcaagtctggtgcaaacttggctaaccggTCAAATGTC
This genomic interval from Humulus lupulus chromosome 8, drHumLupu1.1, whole genome shotgun sequence contains the following:
- the LOC133795389 gene encoding uncharacterized protein LOC133795389, translated to MDHEHGMGATEGSCSNKYEQEMAQLRAVVNRQAEQIEKLLAEQRQRQAPTPPTETPTPPQAPPPQAPPAVHPMEPLYERFRKQRPPVFEGSTDPLDAQDWKSSLEDIFEFMQLSDREKVSCAAHTLKKDAKIWWKVVKQTREVNQMTWAEFELVFNEKFYNEAVLTAKVSEFTRLQQGNLSVAEYARTFDRLAKFAPDLVNTETSRVNRFLEGLQPELARDVDMGRTGPLSYAQAVEKALRAEHREEKITKAKAATSMPRRDTPFNKEQSRFHNDNKRGAQNFQFRQGQNKKFKGGQQNRQPGFQQMPRCQTCGKNHFGECRLLTKSCFKCGKGDHFIKDCPLMKNQQMKDEPQRTNARVFTITQADADTNNSVVSGDIFASGILTHALIDSGATHSFASLTYVKRLGRSCEKLSEVFSTMLPSGEILYSTHWLRGVPICIDGRELYADLIMLEMADYEVILGMDWLSKYNATIDCRRKTVIFKPSEEDEFMFTGATSKSCIPLISAMKAKRLLESGCVGYLASVVDTYKEQKLKPEDVPVVRDFLEVFPEDLPGLPPDREIEFVIELLPGTAPVSKAPYRMAPAELKELKIQLQELLDKKFIRPSFSPWGAPVLFVKKKDGTMRMCIDYRELNKLTIKNKYPLPRIDDLFDQLQGRGVFSKIDLRSGYHQLKIREEDVPKTAFQTRYGHYEFLVMPFGLTNAPAAFMDLMNRVFKDNLDKFVIVFIDDILVYSRSQEEHEEHLRLTLEKLKEKQLYAKFK